A stretch of DNA from Myxococcota bacterium:
CGAATCAGCTCGTAAAGCATGCTGGAGCGCTCTTCACGCTCGTTCAAAAGCTCTCTGCTTAATCTCAGCCGAGTGCTTAAACTTCCGCCCACAGCAGCCAATGCAAAATAGCTGATTGATGCGAATAGAAACTGACCGAACTGCAAATAGTAGGTCATCACACTGGCAATGCTGGCGGCTAAAATAAGCGGTCCGAGTGAGCTTGATAGGCACAAAAGGGCAATGGCCACCAAGTACATCAGCTCCGAATGAAAAAACGCTACCGGCAGCGTAAGCAGCAAAATGAACCAAAAATTACGGACATATTCTGAAACCGCTGCCCTTTTTTGAAACAGACCGCGCCAATAGGATTCTTTGTCCGATTTGACCAAACTTCCCAGAACCAAAATATTGATATCATCTTGCTCGTACACCAGTTCACGCAAAGTATTGCGCAGCCAATGACGTTTGGATTTGCCGACAACGATTTGACTAACATTGCGCTGGCGAGCTAAGCGAATCAGCGCATCCGCTACATGCGTGTCAGACACGGTAATGACTTCACCACCCAAGCTTCTGGCAAGTTCCAGGTTGGCTGCAAGCATCGTCTGACGCTGTTTGGAAACCAGGCGGCCAGTATCCACATGCACTGCAATCCAAGGGCCTTCTAAGTTAAACGCCAATCGCCGCGTGGAGCGAATTAAATCGCCAGCCTCTCTCCGGTAATCAACTGCAACCATCAGGCGCTCAACGGCCTGCCAAGGTGTTTTACCTTCCCGGGTGGCGGTAAAGGTTTGCAGGTCGGTGTCAACTTTTTCTGCTGCTAATCTCAGCGCGATTTCACGCAGGGCAGTCAGTTTTTCTTCTTGAAAAAAGTTTTTTGAGGCATGCTCGGCCTTGTCTCCCAGGTAGACCTTGCCTTCTTTGAGGCGCTTCAATAGGTCGGTAGGAGATAAATCGATTAAGCGAATTTGAAACGCTCTATCCAGCACGGAATCCGGAACCGTCTCACGAACGGTAATTTGCGCAATTTGCTCGACCGATTCTTTGCGGGATTCCAAATGCTGAACATTTAAAGTGGAGTAAACATCAATGCCAGCATCGAGCAGCTCAAAGACGTCTTGCCACCGCTTTTGATGCCTGCTGCCGGGGATGTTGGTGTGGGCTAACTCATCTACCAACACAATCTTAGGTTTGCGCAGTAAAATGGCATCCAAATCCATTTCTTCGAGCTCAATCCCGCGGTATTGGATTTTTTGGCGCGGGATGATTTCTAGGCCTTCTAACAGCTTCTGCGTTTCCACGCGGCCGTGGGTTTCCACCAGGCCTACGGCAACATTTTGACCTTCCGCTAAGGCATCTCTGGCGGCCATCAACATGGCAAAGGTTTTGCCAACACCAGGCGCCATGCCTAGGTAGAGGTGAAGCTTGCCCCCTTTTCGTCGGCGGCGTTGAGTATTAATCGCTGCCAGCAATGCGTCAGCATCTGGTCGTTCAGGCAGCGAGGTTTTGTCCATATTACGGGCTCACGGGAAATAAACGACGTTGCCTTCGTTCCTCATCCAATCGCTTGTGGGCAATATCGCAGTAAACAGGGTCTCGCTCAATGCCAACCCATTTTCTTTCCAATCGGTCGCAGGCCAGCAAAGTGGAGCCCGAACCTGCAAAACAATCCAAAACGGCATCGCCCGGATTCGTGCCAGCGAGCACGAGCCTTTCCATCAGGCGCAAAGGTTTTTGTGAAGGATGCTTGCCATGGACGCGCTCTCTTTGAGGCGTGAGCGGAATTTCCCAATAGTTGCGCATTTGCTTCCCGCCATTGAGCTCTTTCATGTGCTGATAATTATAAGTCCACTTTTTGGCTTTTTTGCTGGTGTTGTTGCAAAGCCATAAAATTTGCTCGGTGCTTTCAGTGAACATTCGGCAAGTAATATTGGGCTGCGCGTTTGGCTTAGCCCAAATAATGCTGTTTACAACACGCAAGTCCATGCGAGCTGCGATGGCGCCCATCGTATAAATATTATGATAGCTGCCGAAGACGAAAATGTTGCCATTGGGTTTGGTCACGCGGCAAATTTCAGCAAGCCAATTAGCGGTAAAAGTCTCGTATTCGCTGCTAGAGAAACGGTCCCAATCATCTTGCAAAGTGACATGGGACGAAAAAGCCCAAGAAAGGCCTTTTCGGTCTCTGGCGATATTATACGGCGGGTCGGTGATGCAAGCGTCAAAATGGGCGCTTGGCCAAGAACGCATGATATCGACGCTGTCACCCATATAAAGCTGGTCAGGCAGCGGGTAAATTAGGTTTTCAGCTTCGGGGGGAGAAAGCACAGAAAGAGGCCGCGCAATCGGCTCGTACTCTTTGCCCAAGTCTACAGGCTCAACTTCCCCTTTTGCCCACTGATTCATACTCAAAGGTGTTAGCATAGGTATTCACTCACTTGCATCTCAAATCCATTCATCAAATCTCTAATCGGCATTCTGCGCCGTCCTTCCAGCTGCGCCTCAGAAAAAGCCACCGCGCCATCTCTCACCGCAATCACTAATCTGTCGCCCAGCATTAAAATTTGCCCGGCTGCTCCCGCTGTCATCCCGGCCACCGAGCCGGGATCCAGACTTTCGCCCCCAAATAATCGTAATTTCTTGCCTTGGTAATGAGAATAACTCCCGGGCCAAGGATCCATCGCCCGACAATGATTCACTAATTTCGCAGCCGAAAGCGTCCAATCAATCAGCGCTTCGTCCTTACGCACCTTAGGCGCATGCGTAACCCCTGCCTCAGGCTGCGGGATTTTACCCAGCGTCCCATTTAAAATCCCAGGCAATGCCTGAATCAAAGCATCCGCGCCAAATGGCGCCAACCGTTCAAACAACTCGCCCGAAGTCTCTTGCACACCAATCGGCGTCTTCGCCGTTAGATAAACCTCGCCCGCATCCATCTCAGGCACTAAATTCATAATACAAACGCCAGTCTCCCCATCGCCAGCTTCAACCGCCCGTTGAATCGGTGCCGCACCGCGCCATCTAGGCAAAAGCGAGCCATGCACGTTCACGAAACCAAGACGCGAGGCATCCAAAAGTCGCTTCGGTAAAATCTTTCCATAAGCCACGACCACCGCCAAATCGACGTTCTGGCTTAAAAACCAGTCAATAAATTCGGGCGTCATTTTTTCAGGCTGCCAAACCGTCAAACCAAGCTGCTCAGCCAACGTTTTAATGGCCGGCGCGTGCAATTTTTGGCCTCTATCGGCCGCTTTATCTGGCTGGCAAACAACGCCGAGCAAGCGGTCGCCTTTTTTTTGGCAAAACTCATACAGCGCCTGCAAACTCGGTACTGCGAAATCAGGCGTACCAAAAAAAATTAAATTAGACATGGAATACGGCCTTTTACACAAAGGTGTCACATATAACAAGTTGTTAGCTTCAAAGAGTTCTTCACCTGCCAGAACAAATGTGCCATGAGCCCTCCCATGCGCTGGTTTTTAACACTCGCTCTGGTCAGTCAAAGCATCTTGGCCATTCCCTATTACAATGAGACGCAGCGAGCGGTGATTCAAGCTTATGTAAGATCCCTCAGCCGCCAGGTGGTACATGTCCCAGGGGTTCAAGTCGTTAACTCGGATGGCGATAGCGATACTAGCTCCGACCATGAGGACAGCTTCACCAACCGAACCCAGCAATTATTTTACATGCTTACACATCCACATAGACCACATACCTCGGGAAGTTACCGCTAATGGTGACTTATGCAATTGGCGATATTCAGGGATGCTATAAAACCTTTAGCCGTTTATTAAAGCGCATTAACTTCGATGCCTCGAGCGACAAGCTATGGCTCGCTGGCGATTTAATTAATCGTGGTCCTAAATCGCTCGATATTTTACGATTTGTAAAAGACTTAGGCGACAGCGCCGTGCCGGTTTTGGGTAACCACGAGATTTACTTGATGGCGCTTCACTATGGCGTAATGGCTAGCGAAAAGCCGCACACCATGCATGAGATTTTGAACGCGCCGGATGCTCACGAGTTGGTCGAATGGGTCCGAACATGGCCATTGATGCGCGTTCAGGGACTACATGTTTTAGTGCATGCAGGGCTGATTCCTTGTTGGTCGGTGCAACAAGCCCGGCGAGAAGCCTCAGCCATTGAAAGCATTCTGCAGAGCGAGCATCTGCCTGAGTTTCTTGCCTATGCTTATGCGCATCAAGATTCGAGTTGGCATGAGGGCTTGCAAGATTTTGAAAGGCAAGCGCTGGCTTTGCATGCCTTTGTGCATATGCGCCTGTGCATAGACAAACAGCGGCTATTATTTGGCTTCAGCGGGGAGCCCAAAGACGCGCCGGCGGGTTCATTGCCATGGTTTATGATTCCTGGGCGCGAAAGCATCGATCATCAAATTCTTTTTGGACACTGGTCCGCTCTGGGTTTAAGAGCATTTGCCAACTGCGTGGCCCTTGACTCTGGCTGCGTTTGGGGGCAGTCCTTGAGTGCCTATCGCTTAGAAGACGGAGCTATTTTTGTTGAAGCATCAGCTGAAAGTTAACGGTTTCAAAGTTTCATACTACTATGAAGGACGCGACAAAGATCCGTCCGAAATGAGGCTATTTCTGCACGGCTGGGGGCTTTCAGGCAAATCATTCAAACATCTGATTCACGGATTAGCCCAAGATTATCCGGTGATTGCCATCGACCTGCCTGGGTTTGGTGATTCTCATGGCTCTCATTTTTGGGGGTTCGAAGCTTATGCGCAGTTTGTCGTTGATTTTATGGACGCCTTGAAGATTCCTTCAGCGCATATGATGGGCCAATCCATGGGCGGTGGCATCTCTTTGGCCACTGCAGCTCTTTTTCCTGAGCGAATTAAAAGTGTTGTGGTCATGAACAGCGCGGGCATACCCATGCGCAATGGGCAGCCATCGATCAGAGACCGTGTGCATGAACTTTGGGCACAAGGCTTTGATCGGCGCATCCTGATTGCCTTTGCCATGAACTCGGCAAAAAATTTGAAAGGCTTGATTCGTTCGGTGAAAGTGCCGGTTAGGCATGATTTGCGGAGGCTGTTGCCTTTAATCAAAGTACCCGTGCTGCTTGCATGGGGCGATTGCGATAAGATGTTGCCGTTTGTTTATGCAGAAGAAATGGCGGCACTGATTCCAGGTGCTAAAATCGCACCTGTTAGTGGTGGCTTCCACGAATGGGGCTTGGTTCAGCCGGAAATCTTCGTATCGCTAGCAAAACAATTCGCAGATTCCTTGTCATCCCGGCCATGATTGTCGCATGGCTTCGTAAACAGCTACTGCAGCACATTGCGCTACGTTAAGCGATCTCACCGGCCCTGGCTGCGGCAAGGTTAAAATCCGCTCAGGATAAGCTTCCCGAACTTCCAACAAAACGCTATCGGTTTCGGGCCCCAGCACCATCACATCGCCTGCACGTATATCTGCTTCCCAAGGTGTCTTACTACCACCGACTTCAACCAACCAAGGCTCCTTGCCCAAGAGCTTCAAACATCTTGGCAAATCCCCGTGAAAGTGCACCCTGGCGCCTTCGAAGTAATCTAGCCCCGCACGCCATTTGGTTTTATCATTTTGTTCAAACACCAGCGGCCCGCAAACATGCAAAGCCACTTCTGTGCCAGCACAAAGGCGAACAATCGAGGCAATGTTAGCAATAATGCGGGGTCTATCGAGTA
This window harbors:
- a CDS encoding ATP-binding protein, producing MDKTSLPERPDADALLAAINTQRRRRKGGKLHLYLGMAPGVGKTFAMLMAARDALAEGQNVAVGLVETHGRVETQKLLEGLEIIPRQKIQYRGIELEEMDLDAILLRKPKIVLVDELAHTNIPGSRHQKRWQDVFELLDAGIDVYSTLNVQHLESRKESVEQIAQITVRETVPDSVLDRAFQIRLIDLSPTDLLKRLKEGKVYLGDKAEHASKNFFQEEKLTALREIALRLAAEKVDTDLQTFTATREGKTPWQAVERLMVAVDYRREAGDLIRSTRRLAFNLEGPWIAVHVDTGRLVSKQRQTMLAANLELARSLGGEVITVSDTHVADALIRLARQRNVSQIVVGKSKRHWLRNTLRELVYEQDDINILVLGSLVKSDKESYWRGLFQKRAAVSEYVRNFWFILLLTLPVAFFHSELMYLVAIALLCLSSSLGPLILAASIASVMTYYLQFGQFLFASISYFALAAVGGSLSTRLRLSRELLNEREERSSMLYELIRDISSIPNREEMLAAVEARVGTFLKGQCGVCLRRRDDSLRPLLPDAELGVAKWVLENQKPAGWSTDTLSGAKALYMPLTGHTETLGVLIFKPKETGLLLEADRNLLQTVCKQLALSLEKELFRERSQETERLQEVNQLHKSILSFMSDELRSPLSVIVQAVAIMSDRDSSILENRRIEMGLHLLNATEKLGLVIDNLLTISRLSVGIFPLRRVLCDPARLIQLAREHLKRTLENYQIKLTIEPDLPHIYVDVALCEQAVTNILLNACQYTPEGGLIRIDIRTIESDVQIAVLDQGPGVPTEYLGRVFDKFYRYPGSKGQGAGIGLAIAKGVVRAHEGKIMVANVKNAGACFTIILPAAK
- a CDS encoding site-specific DNA-methyltransferase, coding for MNQWAKGEVEPVDLGKEYEPIARPLSVLSPPEAENLIYPLPDQLYMGDSVDIMRSWPSAHFDACITDPPYNIARDRKGLSWAFSSHVTLQDDWDRFSSSEYETFTANWLAEICRVTKPNGNIFVFGSYHNIYTMGAIAARMDLRVVNSIIWAKPNAQPNITCRMFTESTEQILWLCNNTSKKAKKWTYNYQHMKELNGGKQMRNYWEIPLTPQRERVHGKHPSQKPLRLMERLVLAGTNPGDAVLDCFAGSGSTLLACDRLERKWVGIERDPVYCDIAHKRLDEERRQRRLFPVSP
- the fmt gene encoding methionyl-tRNA formyltransferase, which codes for MSNLIFFGTPDFAVPSLQALYEFCQKKGDRLLGVVCQPDKAADRGQKLHAPAIKTLAEQLGLTVWQPEKMTPEFIDWFLSQNVDLAVVVAYGKILPKRLLDASRLGFVNVHGSLLPRWRGAAPIQRAVEAGDGETGVCIMNLVPEMDAGEVYLTAKTPIGVQETSGELFERLAPFGADALIQALPGILNGTLGKIPQPEAGVTHAPKVRKDEALIDWTLSAAKLVNHCRAMDPWPGSYSHYQGKKLRLFGGESLDPGSVAGMTAGAAGQILMLGDRLVIAVRDGAVAFSEAQLEGRRRMPIRDLMNGFEMQVSEYLC
- a CDS encoding symmetrical bis(5'-nucleosyl)-tetraphosphatase; amino-acid sequence: MVTYAIGDIQGCYKTFSRLLKRINFDASSDKLWLAGDLINRGPKSLDILRFVKDLGDSAVPVLGNHEIYLMALHYGVMASEKPHTMHEILNAPDAHELVEWVRTWPLMRVQGLHVLVHAGLIPCWSVQQARREASAIESILQSEHLPEFLAYAYAHQDSSWHEGLQDFERQALALHAFVHMRLCIDKQRLLFGFSGEPKDAPAGSLPWFMIPGRESIDHQILFGHWSALGLRAFANCVALDSGCVWGQSLSAYRLEDGAIFVEASAES
- a CDS encoding alpha/beta hydrolase, with protein sequence MLKHQLKVNGFKVSYYYEGRDKDPSEMRLFLHGWGLSGKSFKHLIHGLAQDYPVIAIDLPGFGDSHGSHFWGFEAYAQFVVDFMDALKIPSAHMMGQSMGGGISLATAALFPERIKSVVVMNSAGIPMRNGQPSIRDRVHELWAQGFDRRILIAFAMNSAKNLKGLIRSVKVPVRHDLRRLLPLIKVPVLLAWGDCDKMLPFVYAEEMAALIPGAKIAPVSGGFHEWGLVQPEIFVSLAKQFADSLSSRP
- a CDS encoding TrmH family RNA methyltransferase — encoded protein: MELLSNPWLHLVLDRPRIIANIASIVRLCAGTEVALHVCGPLVFEQNDKTKWRAGLDYFEGARVHFHGDLPRCLKLLGKEPWLVEVGGSKTPWEADIRAGDVMVLGPETDSVLLEVREAYPERILTLPQPGPVRSLNVAQCAAVAVYEAMRQSWPG